The genomic segment TCAATTTCAATGTTTTCCTTTTCTAATTCCTTAGCAATTTCAATTAAAGCCGTATAAGTACAGCCTTTAACTTTAGGACTACCATTAATAAGTAATACTTTCATTTTTACACCTCGTTTTAATTGTATGTATATTATTAAGTTGATATAATTAATATATAACATAATGATAAAAAAAGATAGAACGCACTTAAAAGTGAGATACTATCCAAAAGGAGAGTTATACAATGAAAGATATATCAAAAACAAGCAATCATTTAGGAACACCATTTGGTTATACAATATCCGTTATTGGTGGAAAATGGAAACTGATAATTTTATATGAACTTAAAGTCAATTCTGTTATGAGATATTCTGAATTAAAAAAGGGTTTAACAGGAATTACTCATAAAATGCTTAGTCAACAGCTAAAAGAATTAGAAGCCGATAAATTAATCATTAGAAAAGAATATCCTCAAGTACCTCCGAAGGTAGAATATTCATTATCAGAAAAAGGGTGGTCTCTTTCAAAAGTAATGAGGGAGATTTGTGATTGGGGACGTATTAATTGTGGTAATTAATTCACTATAAAAAGTTTGAAGTTTTATAAAATAAGTTTGAAATTTTTTGGTTTTAGATTTATAATTCAGAAAATTTCATGACATGTATTTACAGTTATAAAAATTTATAAAAAATAAAGACAAACTTTACGTTTTGTTGTATAAATTAATTTATGAAAAAACTAAGTCCTCGTCAAAGGCTAAGAATATTATTGAAAAATATTCGTTTCATAG from the Clostridium beijerinckii genome contains:
- a CDS encoding winged helix-turn-helix transcriptional regulator yields the protein MKDISKTSNHLGTPFGYTISVIGGKWKLIILYELKVNSVMRYSELKKGLTGITHKMLSQQLKELEADKLIIRKEYPQVPPKVEYSLSEKGWSLSKVMREICDWGRINCGN